In Flavobacteriales bacterium TMED191, the following proteins share a genomic window:
- a CDS encoding rRNA pseudouridine synthase produces MKKENPSIRLNRFIAMCGICSRRKADLLIENGRVKINGNTISALGTKVSDKDVVEVDGKKISIEKKRYILLNKPKGYITTMSDERGRKTVLSLIQDTYKERLVPVGRLDRNTTGLLLFTNDGLLAKKLMHPKYQIKKIYNVELNRDLCKQDFDAIINNLTLSDGVVIVDGLEYCGSNNKLRIEIHIGRNRIIRRIFEHLGYNVEKLDRVEYACLSKKNLLLGKWRVLTNFELKELSRIS; encoded by the coding sequence ATGAAAAAAGAAAATCCTAGTATAAGGTTAAATCGATTCATAGCTATGTGCGGCATATGCTCACGTAGAAAAGCGGATCTCTTGATCGAAAATGGTAGAGTTAAAATAAATGGTAATACTATTTCTGCTTTAGGTACGAAGGTAAGTGACAAAGATGTTGTCGAGGTAGATGGTAAAAAAATTTCAATCGAGAAAAAACGATATATTTTACTAAATAAACCCAAGGGATATATTACAACCATGAGTGATGAAAGAGGACGAAAAACAGTCTTGTCTTTAATTCAAGACACTTACAAAGAGAGACTGGTGCCAGTTGGTAGGTTAGATCGAAATACTACAGGCTTGTTGTTATTTACAAACGACGGCTTATTGGCTAAAAAATTAATGCATCCTAAATACCAAATAAAAAAAATCTATAATGTTGAACTAAATCGAGATTTATGTAAACAAGATTTTGATGCCATTATCAATAATCTTACTTTAAGTGATGGAGTAGTTATAGTGGACGGTTTAGAGTATTGTGGTTCCAATAATAAGTTAAGGATAGAAATCCATATAGGAAGGAATAGAATAATTAGAAGAATTTTTGAACATCTTGGATATAATGTTGAAAAACTGGATAGAGTTGAATATGCATGTCTTTCAAAGAAAAATCTTTTACTTGGCAAATGGAG
- a CDS encoding LD-carboxypeptidase, whose amino-acid sequence MTINNINSIAPPNLKKGDCIEIVACAKFISVKDVADAISIIEDNGFVAKVNPQNFNKHNVFAGTIDQRIEILQYALDDDETKAIFFARGGYGTIQIIDGLDFDYFSKNPKWLVGFSDITIILSHVKSYYNIQAIHGPMPFNFSATDTDSVINLFSLLQGNYKALECPLFKLNKLGSCKGKLFGGNLSILYSLIGTKDIDGIKNSILFLEDVDEYLYHLERMIYTMDRSGILKSLKGLVIGQMTAILDNKDSFGKTSYQLIYDIVKKYDYPVCFNFPIGHSSQNQPVITGKEVELNVTTASSSITYLS is encoded by the coding sequence ATGACAATAAATAATATAAATTCTATTGCGCCGCCAAATTTAAAAAAGGGGGATTGTATTGAAATTGTTGCTTGTGCAAAATTTATTTCTGTTAAGGACGTGGCTGATGCAATATCTATTATAGAAGACAATGGTTTTGTTGCTAAAGTAAACCCTCAAAATTTTAATAAACATAATGTGTTTGCAGGGACTATAGATCAGCGCATAGAAATATTACAATATGCATTGGATGATGATGAAACAAAAGCTATTTTTTTTGCACGCGGAGGTTATGGTACTATTCAAATTATAGATGGTTTAGATTTTGACTATTTTAGTAAAAACCCAAAATGGCTTGTCGGATTTAGTGATATAACAATTATTTTGAGCCATGTAAAGTCCTACTACAATATTCAAGCTATTCACGGTCCTATGCCATTTAACTTTAGCGCAACGGATACTGATTCAGTAATTAACCTTTTTAGTTTACTGCAAGGAAATTATAAAGCTTTAGAATGTCCTCTGTTTAAATTAAATAAATTAGGATCATGCAAAGGGAAGTTGTTCGGCGGCAATTTATCTATATTATATAGTTTAATAGGAACAAAAGATATAGATGGAATAAAAAATTCTATTCTTTTTTTAGAAGATGTTGATGAGTATCTATATCATTTAGAAAGGATGATTTATACAATGGATCGATCAGGTATTTTAAAGAGTTTAAAGGGTTTAGTAATTGGTCAGATGACCGCAATTTTAGACAACAAAGATTCATTTGGAAAGACGTCTTACCAATTAATATATGACATAGTTAAAAAATATGATTATCCGGTATGTTTTAATTTCCCTATAGGTCATAGTTCTCAAAACCAACCAGTTATTACAGGAAAAGAAGTTGAACTGAATGTAACTACAGCATCCTCTTCAATAACTTATTTGTCATGA
- a CDS encoding methionine--tRNA ligase encodes MSDSSKFTVTAALPYANGPIHIGHLAGVYIPGDIFARYKRNIGDDVLYVCGSDEHGVPITIKAKKNGIEPQDVIDKYHTMIQNSFLEFGISLDIYSRTSNQEHHEVAKEFFKKLLDDNKFIEKTTEEYYDEKEKTFLADRYIKGTCPICGYEDAYGDQCEKCGASLEPSELKNPQSALSGGKLTKKETSHWYLPLDRHEDWLKDWIIKENGIRWKSNVVGQCKSWIDSGLKARAVTRDLDWGVKLPIEDQKGKVLYVWFDAPIGYISATKIWAKKNNKNWESYWKDSNTKLVHFIGKDNIVFHCIIFPAMLKSYGDFILPDNVPANEFLNLEGRKISTSKNWAVWLHKYLKDFPNQQDVLRYVLCINAPENKDNDFTWLDFQARNNNELVAILGNFINRVFVLCHKYWDGKVPGKNNLEQIDEDIILKIKSTPNVIGDSIDNYKFRFALQTLMDLARSGNKYLADTEPWKLFKQSDKKARTETILNISIHITASLSILCEPFMPFTAQKLKNMLNIKSSKWSCASDINQIPAGHQLNSPKLLFSRIEDEQIENQINKLKQS; translated from the coding sequence ATGAGCGACTCATCTAAATTTACTGTTACAGCAGCATTGCCTTATGCTAATGGACCTATTCATATTGGACACCTGGCAGGAGTATATATCCCGGGTGACATCTTTGCAAGATATAAAAGAAATATTGGGGATGATGTATTATATGTGTGTGGTTCTGATGAACATGGTGTTCCAATAACTATTAAAGCAAAAAAAAACGGTATAGAACCACAAGATGTAATAGATAAGTATCATACAATGATTCAAAATTCATTCTTAGAATTTGGGATTTCATTAGATATATATAGTCGAACATCTAATCAAGAACATCACGAAGTAGCAAAGGAGTTTTTCAAAAAACTACTAGATGATAATAAATTCATAGAAAAAACTACCGAAGAATACTATGATGAAAAAGAAAAAACTTTTTTAGCAGATAGATATATTAAGGGAACATGCCCAATTTGTGGATATGAAGATGCATATGGGGACCAATGTGAAAAATGTGGTGCTAGTCTAGAGCCTTCCGAACTTAAAAATCCTCAATCTGCTCTTAGTGGTGGTAAATTAACTAAAAAAGAAACGTCTCATTGGTACTTACCTTTAGATCGGCATGAGGATTGGCTAAAAGATTGGATTATTAAAGAAAATGGAATTAGGTGGAAAAGTAATGTTGTAGGACAATGTAAATCTTGGATTGATTCTGGCCTGAAAGCTCGAGCAGTCACTAGAGATTTGGACTGGGGCGTTAAGTTACCTATAGAAGATCAAAAAGGCAAAGTATTATATGTCTGGTTTGATGCACCCATCGGATATATTTCAGCCACTAAAATCTGGGCTAAGAAAAACAATAAGAACTGGGAGTCATATTGGAAAGATTCTAATACTAAACTAGTTCACTTTATTGGCAAAGATAATATTGTATTTCACTGTATTATTTTTCCTGCCATGCTAAAGTCCTATGGAGATTTTATTCTTCCTGACAACGTGCCTGCTAATGAGTTCCTTAATTTAGAGGGTCGTAAAATATCAACATCCAAAAATTGGGCAGTTTGGTTACATAAATATCTAAAAGACTTTCCTAATCAACAAGATGTACTAAGATACGTTTTATGTATTAATGCACCTGAAAATAAAGATAATGACTTTACCTGGCTAGACTTTCAGGCAAGAAATAATAATGAATTAGTCGCTATACTAGGAAATTTTATCAATCGCGTATTTGTATTATGTCATAAATACTGGGATGGTAAAGTGCCAGGAAAAAATAATTTGGAACAAATTGATGAAGATATAATTTTAAAAATTAAATCTACACCCAATGTAATTGGAGACTCAATTGATAACTATAAATTTAGATTTGCATTACAAACTTTAATGGATTTAGCAAGATCAGGGAATAAATATTTAGCTGATACTGAACCATGGAAATTATTTAAACAATCAGACAAAAAAGCAAGAACAGAAACAATTTTAAATATTAGTATCCATATTACCGCATCATTATCTATTCTTTGTGAACCATTTATGCCTTTTACAGCACAAAAGTTGAAAAATATGCTAAACATAAAGAGCTCTAAATGGTCATGCGCTAGTGATATAAATCAAATCCCCGCAGGACATCAATTAAATTCTCCAAAACTATTGTTTTCAAGGATTGAAGATGAACAAATTGAAAATCAAATCAACAAATTAAAACAATCATAA
- a CDS encoding cystathionine gamma-synthase family protein, producing MKAESHMMSFGYNPDWSEGSVKPPIFQTSTFVFKTAEEGKRFFEVAYGKDSLKKHEQIGLIYSRINNPNMQILEERLAILEDSQEAAAFESGMSAISTTMLAYLKPGDLILYSKPTYGGTHHFINNFLADIGVESKGFNNDTNIEELWNDLENQNLTSKLKMIYIETPANPTNALFDLNIIKFFKERIEKKYGHNIIAVVDNTYLGPIWQKPLDFGADLVCYSATKFLNGHSDVIAGAVMGSHESILPIKTLRTFLGSMIAPYTAWLLTRSLETLHIRMNQQEKNARKLVDFLIKHPKVKNVFYPGLPNMGQKQVDIYKSQCLTGGAMIGFTIEESEASAFKLLNSLKLIKLAVSLGSNESLAQHPYSMTHTDVPDDEKKEIGISEGLIRLSVGIENYNDLIDDLSQALK from the coding sequence ATGAAAGCAGAATCACATATGATGTCCTTCGGATATAATCCCGACTGGAGCGAGGGATCAGTAAAACCACCTATTTTTCAAACATCAACATTTGTTTTTAAAACAGCTGAAGAAGGAAAGCGTTTTTTTGAAGTAGCATATGGTAAAGATAGTTTGAAAAAACATGAGCAAATAGGGCTTATTTACTCTAGAATAAATAACCCAAACATGCAAATTCTTGAAGAGCGTCTAGCAATACTAGAAGACTCTCAAGAAGCTGCAGCATTCGAAAGTGGGATGAGTGCTATATCAACAACAATGCTAGCTTACCTAAAACCTGGGGACTTAATTCTCTATAGTAAACCTACATACGGAGGTACTCACCATTTTATTAATAATTTTTTAGCTGATATTGGAGTTGAATCAAAAGGCTTTAATAATGACACTAATATTGAAGAATTATGGAACGATTTAGAAAATCAAAATCTGACTTCTAAATTAAAGATGATTTATATTGAAACCCCGGCAAATCCCACTAACGCACTTTTTGACTTAAATATTATTAAGTTCTTCAAAGAAAGAATAGAGAAGAAGTATGGCCATAATATTATTGCGGTTGTTGATAATACATATTTGGGACCAATTTGGCAAAAGCCATTAGATTTTGGAGCAGATCTAGTATGTTATTCAGCTACAAAATTCTTAAATGGTCATAGTGATGTTATTGCAGGTGCAGTTATGGGCAGTCATGAAAGTATATTACCAATTAAAACTCTACGTACATTTCTTGGTAGCATGATAGCTCCATATACGGCATGGCTATTAACAAGAAGTCTAGAAACACTACATATTAGAATGAATCAACAAGAAAAAAACGCAAGGAAACTAGTTGATTTTTTAATTAAACACCCAAAAGTAAAAAATGTGTTTTATCCAGGACTACCAAACATGGGGCAAAAGCAAGTAGATATATATAAGTCTCAATGCCTCACAGGTGGTGCTATGATTGGTTTTACAATAGAAGAAAGTGAAGCTAGCGCATTTAAGCTTTTAAATTCACTTAAACTAATTAAGTTGGCGGTTAGTTTAGGAAGTAATGAAAGTCTTGCTCAACACCCTTATTCAATGACACACACTGATGTACCAGATGATGAAAAAAAAGAAATAGGAATTAGTGAAGGCTTAATTAGATTAAGTGTAGGAATTGAAAACTATAATGATCTAATTGATGATTTATCACAAGCACTTAAGTAG
- a CDS encoding T9SS C-terminal target domain-containing protein, with protein sequence MMKKHYLFLLMILCLGSFNVFAQDVVDCDPLGCTDATACNYDATATEDDGSCEFAQEDVDNPGFMLTCDGACQDDDDNGICDFNQVGCTDAEACNQSFFVCIGDDGIASICPATIDDGSCTYAVLDFNCDGTCVDVDEDGICDKVDDLICANDSDNDGVCDDSEVFSECADPTACNYVAGSSQTYGSDPNITLPGDMEMIDSNNDGLFVCVFPDEWFNCDGTCLDADTDGVCDEVDGCTDVDSFNWNDVAATECCTVAGCTDDTAFNYDAAACFNDGSCAEIVEGCIDETACNFNANANTDDGSCSFAAEWYNCDGTCQDDDADGTCDEVEIDGCTDETAFNYNSLATEDDGSCEEVTIGCYDENAGNYCADCNTECENGDCCEDVVLGCTDNDPDTFGGVACNYDAAANTNDGSCTYAATWFNCDGTCVDLDEDTICDIVDECVGELNDCDDCMDLAGTYVMGTCNGDCVEGDDDGDGVCNDYEVLGCTDANAVNYNENAGATEDDGSCFDPLCDSDWDATTGNYIDGDSDNDGVCDDDEVLGCTDINACNFDAAVGATDDDGSCELPSTGYNCDGSCADTDGDAVCDLADECVGTYDACGVCNGEGAEEYYQCLDATTGEQTCINDTDGDGVCNELEIAGCTDISACNYDMTATEDDGSCEGVVGCDLPYMLNYNPLADEDCEGDDCGTATCIVNDSCIEFVPGCMDDTACNYDETANTDDGSCESDSCAGCMDDTACNYDADATISAQSDCLFEAFVPAGEDCAYWELDTDGDGVLDYMEIHGCTDATACNFDVDATEDDGSCEGACDSCDENGVFTDGDIDNDGVCDNVEIQGCTDEMACNYNPFATELDGSCEGQIGCNTPNAVNYSPDADCFSNELYGNDELCQDYVFGCMDETACNYDEANNFDPATAQGGTSCIYAAASYDCDGNCIEDCDGDGVCDDLEMWGCTDPLACNTSYFDADGNVYVTPMSDDGETMYMIASQDDGSCLPYGCGQVWSFNYDADAVANGCIDNTLCTDWNLGCTDAFACNYDMTANFDDGSCAYASNGAGIEDPICQECVQDADGNYVGVTYIDEDGDGIPDCDSIVVGCMIADACNFNPNAMFDDGSCISEGDVCEIDGAPGTIIDCICVPDDVSIEEVTSSFGLLIYPNPADDYITIELDSYDYEDARITIINQLGQIVVSHTTSTFSTTNINVGNYPTGLYQVSVATEKDIVNKSLLIK encoded by the coding sequence ATGATGAAAAAACATTATCTATTTTTATTAATGATCCTTTGTTTGGGATCTTTTAATGTGTTTGCTCAAGACGTGGTCGATTGTGATCCTCTTGGGTGTACAGATGCTACAGCATGTAACTATGATGCTACTGCAACTGAGGATGACGGTTCTTGTGAATTCGCTCAAGAAGACGTAGACAATCCTGGCTTTATGTTAACATGTGATGGAGCATGTCAAGATGACGATGATAACGGTATTTGTGACTTTAACCAGGTTGGTTGTACAGACGCTGAAGCTTGTAATCAATCGTTTTTTGTATGTATTGGTGATGATGGAATTGCTTCTATCTGTCCTGCAACAATTGACGATGGTTCGTGTACTTACGCAGTATTAGACTTCAATTGTGATGGTACATGTGTTGATGTTGACGAGGACGGTATTTGTGATAAGGTTGATGATCTAATCTGCGCTAATGACTCTGACAACGATGGAGTTTGTGATGATTCTGAAGTCTTTAGTGAGTGTGCTGATCCAACAGCTTGTAACTATGTTGCAGGGTCATCTCAGACTTATGGCTCTGACCCAAATATCACATTGCCTGGCGATATGGAAATGATTGATTCAAATAACGATGGTTTATTTGTATGTGTTTTCCCAGACGAATGGTTTAATTGTGATGGTACTTGTTTAGATGCAGATACAGACGGAGTTTGTGACGAGGTTGATGGTTGTACTGATGTAGATTCATTTAACTGGAATGATGTTGCTGCGACAGAATGTTGTACAGTAGCTGGATGTACAGACGACACTGCTTTTAACTATGATGCTGCGGCATGTTTTAATGATGGTTCTTGTGCTGAAATAGTTGAAGGTTGTATAGATGAAACTGCTTGTAACTTTAATGCTAACGCTAACACAGATGACGGTTCTTGTTCATTTGCTGCAGAATGGTATAATTGTGATGGTACATGTCAAGATGACGATGCTGATGGAACTTGTGATGAGGTTGAGATAGATGGATGTACTGACGAAACAGCATTTAATTATAATTCATTAGCAACTGAGGATGATGGTTCATGTGAAGAAGTTACTATTGGTTGTTATGATGAAAATGCAGGTAACTACTGTGCTGATTGTAATACTGAGTGTGAAAACGGAGATTGTTGTGAAGATGTTGTTTTAGGTTGTACAGATAATGACCCAGACACATTTGGTGGAGTTGCTTGTAACTATGATGCAGCTGCAAATACAAACGATGGTTCTTGTACATATGCAGCAACATGGTTTAATTGTGATGGTACATGTGTTGATTTAGATGAGGATACAATTTGTGATATTGTTGATGAATGTGTAGGTGAATTAAATGATTGTGATGACTGTATGGATTTAGCAGGCACTTATGTTATGGGAACTTGTAATGGTGACTGCGTAGAAGGAGATGATGATGGTGATGGAGTTTGTAATGATTACGAAGTTTTAGGTTGTACTGATGCAAATGCGGTAAACTATAATGAAAATGCAGGTGCTACTGAAGATGATGGTTCTTGTTTTGATCCTTTATGTGATAGCGACTGGGATGCAACAACAGGAAACTATATTGATGGCGACTCTGACAATGATGGAGTTTGTGATGATGATGAGGTTTTAGGTTGTACTGACATTAATGCTTGTAATTTTGATGCTGCAGTTGGAGCAACAGATGATGATGGTTCTTGTGAATTGCCATCTACAGGTTATAATTGTGACGGTAGCTGTGCAGATACTGACGGAGATGCAGTATGCGATTTAGCTGATGAATGTGTTGGTACTTATGATGCATGTGGTGTTTGTAATGGCGAAGGAGCAGAAGAATACTATCAGTGTTTAGATGCTACAACAGGAGAACAAACATGTATTAATGATACTGATGGAGATGGAGTTTGTAATGAACTAGAAATCGCTGGATGTACTGATATATCTGCATGTAATTATGATATGACGGCAACGGAGGATGACGGTTCTTGTGAAGGTGTTGTTGGTTGTGATTTACCATATATGTTAAACTACAACCCTCTTGCTGATGAGGACTGTGAAGGTGATGATTGTGGTACTGCAACTTGTATTGTGAACGACTCATGTATTGAGTTTGTACCTGGTTGTATGGATGATACAGCATGTAATTATGATGAGACAGCAAATACAGATGACGGTTCTTGTGAGTCTGATTCTTGCGCTGGTTGTATGGACGATACAGCATGTAACTATGATGCTGACGCAACTATATCTGCTCAATCTGATTGTTTATTTGAAGCATTTGTCCCTGCTGGGGAGGATTGTGCTTATTGGGAGTTAGATACTGACGGTGATGGTGTTTTAGATTACATGGAAATTCACGGTTGTACAGATGCTACAGCATGTAACTTTGATGTTGATGCAACAGAAGATGATGGCTCTTGTGAAGGTGCTTGTGATAGCTGTGATGAAAATGGGGTATTTACTGACGGTGATATAGATAATGACGGAGTTTGTGATAACGTTGAGATTCAAGGTTGTACAGATGAAATGGCTTGTAACTATAATCCGTTTGCAACTGAATTAGATGGTTCATGTGAAGGCCAAATTGGTTGTAACACTCCTAATGCAGTAAACTATAGTCCAGATGCCGATTGTTTCTCTAACGAATTATATGGTAATGACGAATTATGTCAAGACTATGTATTTGGTTGTATGGATGAAACAGCATGTAATTATGATGAAGCTAACAACTTCGATCCAGCTACTGCTCAAGGTGGAACATCTTGTATTTACGCTGCAGCTAGTTATGATTGCGATGGTAACTGTATAGAAGATTGTGATGGAGATGGAGTTTGTGATGACTTAGAAATGTGGGGATGTACAGATCCACTTGCTTGTAATACATCATATTTTGATGCTGACGGAAATGTATATGTAACTCCTATGTCAGATGACGGTGAAACAATGTATATGATTGCATCTCAAGATGACGGCTCATGTCTTCCGTATGGTTGTGGTCAAGTTTGGAGCTTTAACTATGATGCAGATGCAGTAGCAAATGGTTGTATTGACAACACATTATGTACTGACTGGAATCTAGGTTGTACAGATGCATTTGCATGTAACTATGATATGACTGCTAATTTTGATGATGGTTCATGTGCATACGCTTCAAATGGTGCTGGAATTGAAGATCCGATTTGTCAAGAATGTGTTCAAGATGCTGATGGAAATTACGTTGGTGTAACATATATTGATGAAGATGGTGATGGTATTCCAGACTGTGATTCTATCGTTGTAGGTTGTATGATTGCTGATGCATGTAACTTTAATCCAAATGCAATGTTTGATGATGGTTCATGTATTTCAGAAGGCGACGTTTGTGAGATTGATGGTGCTCCTGGTACAATCATTGATTGCATATGTGTGCCTGACGACGTTTCAATTGAAGAGGTTACTAGCTCTTTTGGATTATTAATTTATCCAAATCCAGCTGATGACTATATTACAATTGAATTAGATTCATATGATTATGAAGATGCAAGAATTACAATTATTAATCAATTAGGACAGATTGTTGTATCACATACTACATCAACGTTCTCAACTACAAATATCAATGTAGGTAATTACCCAACTGGTTTATACCAAGTAAGCGTAGCTACTGAGAAGGATATTGTAAACAAATCATTATTGATTAAGTAA
- a CDS encoding cold shock domain-containing protein encodes MKQGTVKFFNQVKGFGFITDADGSKDYFVHSTGLTETIKDGDSVQFELEDDPKGMRAINVKQAE; translated from the coding sequence ATGAAACAAGGAACAGTAAAGTTTTTCAATCAAGTTAAAGGCTTTGGCTTTATTACTGATGCAGACGGGAGCAAAGATTATTTTGTTCACTCAACAGGTTTAACGGAAACAATTAAGGATGGCGACTCAGTCCAATTTGAATTGGAAGATGATCCAAAGGGAATGAGAGCAATTAATGTTAAGCAAGCAGAATAG
- a CDS encoding TonB-dependent receptor, with the protein MKNLLLILFIPFLILGQETNQSNTNLKTVNIYGSMIDLNNIESGKNITIINSNDIENYSFNSIDELLKLIPSIELQSRGGFGTQSDIVLRGSTFNQTLVLLDGARVNDPLTGHFSMYIPINPFEIHQIEIIRGGGSSIYGPDAVGGVINIVTKLFKEGISKNEVIVESKVGSNGLTGDNLFIAKKLHEKFYTTLGVNLIKSDGQELYKDIFSFFDNQTFSLSHKYAFSNKLNVILRSAYAKRFFNSQYYYTRSNYDLSNETIRKSWTQAQINYKIDKTRKLSLMTSYQNVDDLYIFNPEFPYYQNYTELTNSNINYTKKTDSYRVVSGVNLQNRKIASIDRGNHSDYYIGSFVNFMKKIKAITINPSLRLDYNKSYRVQLCPQFDVNYNHDNYNLRTSFGRTIRSADFTERFYNNNYNGTLSAGRNIGNPDLKAETSLNWEIGIDIKKYKNATIKNTLFYRNASNLIDWVLMNSSQISTNIDLLENENYLFAQNISKLKTLGWESELWFNLKKFKVLNISGSLGYCKIFAAEENQSLFENNTNTLSKYLANNSGDRFNYNVFFDWKKWKFNLNGQMKIRGNESDLNIDQTLSQSYFVHNVNLNYALGNRLTYSAELINIFNKEYADILGAIMPKRWFVLGFKYSLQ; encoded by the coding sequence ATGAAAAATTTACTACTTATTCTTTTTATTCCCTTTTTAATATTGGGACAAGAAACAAACCAAAGCAACACCAATCTTAAAACTGTCAATATATATGGCAGTATGATTGATTTAAATAATATAGAGTCTGGTAAAAACATAACTATCATAAATTCAAATGATATTGAAAATTATAGTTTTAATTCTATTGACGAATTATTAAAGCTAATTCCTAGTATTGAATTACAATCTAGAGGTGGCTTTGGTACTCAGTCTGATATAGTACTAAGAGGAAGTACATTCAACCAAACCCTTGTTCTTTTAGACGGAGCAAGAGTCAATGATCCTCTTACTGGACATTTCAGTATGTATATACCCATCAATCCTTTTGAAATTCATCAAATAGAAATTATAAGAGGAGGAGGCTCGTCAATTTATGGCCCAGATGCTGTTGGAGGTGTAATTAATATCGTAACAAAATTATTTAAAGAAGGAATAAGTAAAAATGAGGTTATTGTAGAGTCTAAAGTTGGGTCAAATGGCTTAACAGGAGATAATTTATTTATTGCAAAAAAACTACATGAGAAGTTTTATACAACTCTTGGAGTTAACTTAATTAAGTCAGATGGACAAGAACTTTATAAGGATATATTTAGTTTTTTTGACAACCAAACATTTTCACTTTCTCATAAATATGCTTTTAGTAATAAATTAAATGTAATACTTAGATCAGCATATGCCAAACGTTTTTTTAACTCACAGTATTATTATACTCGTAGTAATTATGATCTTTCTAACGAAACAATTAGAAAAAGTTGGACACAAGCCCAGATAAATTATAAAATTGATAAAACCAGAAAACTTAGTTTAATGACTTCTTATCAAAATGTTGATGATTTGTATATTTTTAATCCTGAATTCCCTTATTATCAAAATTACACTGAGCTAACTAATAGTAATATCAATTATACAAAGAAAACTGACTCTTACAGAGTGGTTAGCGGAGTAAATCTTCAAAATCGTAAAATTGCTAGTATTGATAGAGGGAATCACTCTGACTACTACATTGGGAGCTTTGTAAATTTTATGAAAAAAATTAAAGCAATAACAATCAACCCGTCATTAAGATTAGACTATAATAAAAGCTACCGTGTACAGTTATGCCCACAATTTGATGTAAATTATAATCATGATAATTATAATCTTCGAACAAGTTTTGGAAGAACTATAAGGTCTGCAGACTTTACCGAAAGGTTTTATAATAATAACTATAACGGTACTCTTTCGGCTGGACGTAATATCGGAAATCCAGATTTAAAAGCAGAAACAAGTCTAAACTGGGAAATTGGTATTGATATTAAAAAATATAAAAATGCCACTATTAAAAACACCTTGTTTTATAGAAATGCTTCTAATTTAATTGACTGGGTGCTAATGAATTCCAGTCAAATCTCTACAAATATTGATTTACTAGAAAATGAAAATTATCTATTTGCTCAAAATATAAGCAAACTAAAAACATTGGGCTGGGAGTCTGAATTGTGGTTTAATTTAAAAAAATTCAAAGTACTTAATATTAGCGGATCATTAGGTTATTGTAAAATTTTTGCAGCTGAAGAAAATCAAAGTCTATTTGAAAATAATACCAACACTTTGTCAAAATACCTTGCTAACAACTCTGGTGACCGATTTAATTACAATGTTTTTTTCGATTGGAAAAAATGGAAATTTAATTTAAATGGTCAAATGAAGATTAGGGGCAATGAGTCAGACTTGAATATCGATCAAACCTTAAGTCAGTCATATTTTGTTCATAATGTCAATTTAAATTATGCCCTAGGAAATCGTTTAACATATAGCGCTGAATTAATAAATATTTTTAATAAAGAATATGCCGATATTTTAGGAGCGATAATGCCTAAAAGATGGTTTGTTTTAGGATTTAAATACTCACTTCAGTAA
- a CDS encoding GNAT family N-acetyltransferase encodes MKYEISGYKKEYASAFYLLNKDWILESWDLEDADLKDLLSPEKAIIELGGEIFFILKNNSVIGTAAMIPHKNNIFELAKMTIKKEFRGNGLSKILLNQCIKFAKTNNSNKIFLISNNSLKIARQLYDNYGFQEVPLNNQKYNRGNVKMVLAINN; translated from the coding sequence ATGAAATATGAAATATCGGGATACAAAAAAGAATATGCCTCTGCATTTTACCTTTTGAATAAAGATTGGATTCTAGAATCTTGGGACTTAGAAGATGCAGACTTAAAAGACTTGTTATCGCCTGAAAAGGCAATTATTGAGCTAGGTGGTGAAATTTTTTTTATTTTAAAAAACAACTCTGTGATAGGTACAGCTGCAATGATTCCACATAAAAATAATATATTCGAACTTGCAAAAATGACGATTAAAAAAGAGTTCCGAGGTAATGGATTGTCAAAAATATTATTGAATCAATGTATTAAATTTGCAAAAACGAATAACTCTAATAAAATATTTTTAATTTCAAATAATTCATTAAAAATTGCAAGGCAACTTTATGATAATTACGGTTTTCAAGAAGTCCCGCTAAATAACCAAAAATACAACAGAGGAAATGTCAAAATGGTCCTTGCCATAAATAATTAA